One window of the Arthrobacter sp. D5-1 genome contains the following:
- the phnE gene encoding phosphonate ABC transporter, permease protein PhnE: MEQTLSSSKTEAPAEKAISTSLPEADRLRLSRPFGLPTPRGAALWVIVAVVLVWAGMGAGFNPDKLLSGIPNMGNFLGRLFPPTFDKFGIIIKLLVETLQMALVGTVLGALASLLLSFGAASNISPRWVYTSCRAVLNVLRSVPELIFALMFVSAVGLGPFAGILAIVLGSVGSIGKVYAEAMESVQPGPVEALTAVGANKRQIISYAVLPQAAPLLVSYTLLLFEGNVRGATILGLVGAGGIGLELTTAMRMYDYGHLCAIIISIVVLVTIIDRVSAFIRAKLS; the protein is encoded by the coding sequence ATGGAACAGACACTGAGCTCCTCGAAAACTGAAGCCCCCGCAGAGAAGGCCATTAGTACCAGCCTCCCCGAAGCCGACCGTCTCCGGCTTTCCCGCCCCTTCGGCCTCCCCACGCCACGCGGCGCTGCCCTCTGGGTGATCGTCGCCGTCGTGCTGGTCTGGGCTGGAATGGGCGCCGGGTTCAACCCCGACAAACTGCTCAGCGGCATCCCCAACATGGGCAACTTCCTGGGCCGCCTTTTCCCGCCGACGTTCGACAAGTTCGGCATCATCATCAAGCTGCTCGTCGAAACCCTGCAGATGGCTTTGGTGGGCACAGTCCTCGGCGCCCTCGCATCGCTGCTGCTGAGCTTCGGCGCGGCCAGCAACATCTCCCCACGCTGGGTTTACACCTCCTGCCGGGCGGTGCTGAACGTGTTGCGATCCGTCCCGGAGCTCATCTTCGCGCTGATGTTCGTCTCGGCTGTTGGGTTGGGTCCGTTCGCCGGCATCCTCGCAATCGTGCTTGGCTCAGTAGGATCCATCGGCAAGGTGTACGCCGAAGCCATGGAATCCGTGCAACCCGGGCCGGTGGAAGCACTGACCGCCGTGGGCGCCAACAAACGCCAGATCATCAGCTATGCCGTCCTCCCCCAGGCTGCGCCGCTGCTGGTCAGCTATACGTTGCTCCTCTTCGAAGGCAACGTCCGCGGTGCCACGATCCTCGGTTTGGTGGGTGCCGGCGGCATCGGCTTGGAGCTTACTACCGCAATGCGCATGTACGATTACGGACACCTCTGCGCCATCATCATCAGCATCGTCGTGCTGGTCACCATCATCGACCGGGTCAGCGCCTTCATCCGCGCCAAGCTCAGCTAG
- a CDS encoding GAF and ANTAR domain-containing protein, whose amino-acid sequence MVNPRPEQEALQNGYFLDLVLGSEDVEAFLSDLAAFSAESLSHPDSTVFCGITVLRRKKSATAASSDDRARVMDELQNDFEGPCLTAMDKLTSVLVPDLLREHRWPDYVEAASHQGLRSILSVPLLVEGDTRAALNLYSERANAFSDSDVEHAEVFASHASKSLRLALKIAQLSDARNDLAAAMQSRTVIDLAVGAIMAQNKCSQEEAFTILRTASSNRNIKLRHLAKSIIAAVSSGKITTHFEE is encoded by the coding sequence ATGGTCAACCCCCGCCCTGAGCAGGAAGCTCTCCAGAATGGATACTTTTTAGATCTCGTCCTGGGCAGCGAAGATGTAGAGGCTTTTCTCAGCGATTTAGCGGCTTTCTCAGCCGAAAGCCTCTCGCATCCTGACTCCACCGTCTTCTGCGGTATCACCGTCCTGCGCCGTAAGAAGTCCGCTACGGCGGCCAGCAGTGACGACCGTGCCCGCGTGATGGACGAGCTTCAAAACGACTTTGAGGGCCCCTGCCTCACGGCCATGGACAAGCTGACTTCCGTCCTGGTGCCGGACCTCCTGCGTGAGCACCGCTGGCCGGACTACGTCGAAGCTGCATCGCACCAGGGTCTGAGGTCAATCCTCAGTGTCCCGCTTCTGGTGGAGGGCGATACACGTGCTGCCCTCAACCTTTACTCGGAGCGGGCAAATGCGTTCAGTGACTCCGACGTGGAGCATGCAGAGGTCTTCGCCTCGCATGCCTCGAAGTCGCTGCGCCTCGCCCTGAAGATCGCGCAACTCAGCGATGCCCGGAACGACCTCGCGGCAGCCATGCAGTCCCGCACCGTGATCGACCTCGCTGTCGGAGCGATCATGGCGCAGAACAAGTGCAGCCAGGAAGAGGCCTTCACCATCCTTCGCACCGCGTCCAGCAACCGCAACATCAAGCTGCGGCACTTGGCGAAGTCCATCATCGCGGCCGTCTCGTCAGGAAAGATCACCACGCACTTCGAGGAGTAG
- a CDS encoding TetR/AcrR family transcriptional regulator: MPDTAAVADRRPGRPRDTALESTVLSSTVELLLERDTRDVTISAITERSGVSRAALYRRWSSREELIAAALDSVRSSLGFRRKDTTLETILASYEEAAIDVDGRVGALVKKRVAMGLENDELRALSWNRHVSRRREPIAAEIRRGISAGELAPDVDVEAMIDLINGLYYYQFVVRPAGSDAASIAETRERVRNAVKLVWDGALRR, from the coding sequence ATGCCTGACACCGCCGCCGTTGCGGATCGTCGGCCGGGCAGGCCGCGCGACACCGCACTGGAGTCCACCGTCCTTTCCTCCACAGTGGAGCTGTTGCTTGAACGCGACACGCGGGACGTGACCATCTCAGCGATTACAGAGCGTTCAGGCGTGAGCCGGGCCGCCCTGTACCGGCGGTGGAGCAGCCGCGAAGAGCTGATCGCCGCGGCCTTGGACAGCGTCCGGTCCAGCCTCGGCTTCCGGCGAAAGGACACCACACTGGAGACGATCCTCGCCTCGTATGAAGAAGCAGCGATCGACGTCGACGGCCGAGTGGGCGCGCTGGTGAAGAAGCGCGTGGCCATGGGCCTGGAGAACGATGAACTCCGTGCGTTGTCCTGGAACCGCCACGTCTCCCGGCGCCGCGAACCGATTGCGGCGGAAATCCGCCGCGGAATTTCCGCCGGTGAGCTGGCGCCGGACGTGGATGTGGAGGCGATGATCGACCTCATCAACGGGCTGTACTACTACCAGTTCGTGGTGCGGCCTGCAGGTTCCGATGCCGCGTCCATCGCTGAAACCCGGGAGCGTGTGCGCAACGCCGTGAAGCTGGTGTGGGACGGGGCGTTGCGGCGGTAG
- a CDS encoding tyrosine-protein phosphatase — protein sequence METLDLSPVNLRDLGGLPVSGGTTRPGVLLRSDDVSVMPAAFAQQMIDDGVTSVIDLRSPEEALFTGRGPLTVPGVSYHHLALTASVSSPEDISHEMMTSATTPAHVGAWYANLLETQARQLALGVTLVAMADGATVFHCAAGKDRTGVFAAVVLSALGATPETISADYAVTATRLPQLFPRLRAIMGGLMPDRVLDEEAIKGMGAMMGAHVESMEAMQKVLIERHGSVLEPVRRAGLSDATIAQLRERLVIADA from the coding sequence GTGGAAACTTTGGATCTCTCTCCCGTCAACCTGCGCGACCTTGGCGGCCTGCCCGTTTCCGGCGGTACCACCCGTCCCGGCGTACTGCTCCGCAGTGATGATGTCTCGGTGATGCCGGCGGCTTTCGCCCAGCAAATGATCGACGACGGCGTCACCTCGGTGATCGATCTCCGCTCACCGGAGGAAGCACTCTTCACCGGGCGGGGCCCGTTGACTGTACCGGGCGTCAGCTACCATCACCTTGCCTTGACGGCGTCGGTTTCATCGCCGGAGGACATCAGCCACGAGATGATGACCTCCGCCACTACTCCTGCACATGTGGGCGCTTGGTACGCCAACCTGCTCGAGACCCAGGCCCGGCAGCTCGCCCTCGGCGTGACGCTGGTAGCCATGGCCGACGGCGCCACCGTCTTCCATTGCGCGGCCGGCAAGGATCGTACGGGAGTGTTCGCCGCCGTCGTGCTGTCAGCCTTGGGCGCTACGCCTGAAACCATCTCCGCCGACTACGCCGTGACGGCCACCCGCCTGCCGCAGCTGTTCCCCCGGCTCCGGGCGATCATGGGTGGTCTCATGCCGGACCGGGTCCTTGACGAGGAAGCCATCAAGGGCATGGGCGCCATGATGGGCGCCCATGTGGAATCCATGGAGGCGATGCAGAAGGTGCTGATCGAGCGGCACGGGAGTGTGCTGGAGCCTGTGCGGCGTGCCGGGCTGTCGGACGCGACCATAGCGCAGTTGCGTGAGCGCTTGGTGATTGCCGATGCCTGA
- the phnD gene encoding phosphate/phosphite/phosphonate ABC transporter substrate-binding protein: MHARAGIIATSFIGLLAIGALAGCSGDANAAGADNKSSTELVFATPPGTDDPDEQAIMADLATMVGDASGRTVTNLQPADYLGVVEAVRNGSVDIAVLSQFSAALAYKTDSVDPLLVWPASTEPASFCLARKDSGIQSAADVKGKQVAFIDPGSTTGYFMPKSLLAKAGLTDGTDYKSTFAGSHDSAVLALANGNVDVACTARQLYPTFVQKGVIKEDEIGVIAKSDPIPVGISIVVRKGLDNEAREALKAKLPALMSGNEKVSKTFGITGEPTADPEFSTYAPLVDVAESIGVDLQDLR, from the coding sequence ATGCACGCTCGTGCAGGCATCATCGCAACTTCGTTCATCGGCCTCCTGGCCATCGGCGCACTCGCTGGCTGTTCCGGAGACGCCAACGCCGCAGGCGCCGACAACAAAAGCAGCACCGAGCTCGTCTTCGCCACTCCCCCAGGCACCGACGATCCCGACGAACAAGCCATCATGGCCGACCTCGCCACCATGGTGGGCGACGCGTCAGGCCGCACCGTAACCAACCTCCAGCCCGCCGACTACCTGGGCGTCGTCGAAGCTGTCCGCAACGGATCCGTGGACATTGCCGTCCTCAGCCAGTTCTCCGCAGCGCTCGCCTACAAGACCGACAGCGTGGACCCGCTCCTGGTATGGCCTGCCAGCACCGAACCTGCCAGCTTCTGCCTGGCCCGGAAGGACAGCGGCATCCAGTCCGCGGCCGATGTGAAGGGCAAGCAGGTTGCCTTCATCGACCCCGGCTCCACTACCGGCTACTTCATGCCCAAGTCACTGCTGGCCAAGGCCGGCCTCACGGACGGCACCGACTACAAGAGCACGTTCGCCGGTTCGCACGACTCCGCAGTCCTGGCCCTCGCGAACGGCAACGTGGATGTTGCCTGCACCGCCCGCCAGCTGTACCCCACGTTTGTGCAGAAGGGCGTCATCAAGGAGGACGAGATCGGAGTCATCGCCAAGTCGGACCCCATTCCCGTCGGCATCTCCATCGTGGTGCGCAAAGGCCTGGATAACGAAGCCCGCGAAGCCCTCAAGGCCAAGCTCCCTGCCCTGATGTCCGGCAACGAGAAGGTGTCCAAGACCTTCGGCATCACCGGCGAACCCACGGCCGACCCGGAATTCAGCACGTACGCACCCCTCGTAGACGTGGCCGAGTCCATCGGCGTGGACCTCCAGGACCTCCGATGA
- the phnC gene encoding phosphonate ABC transporter ATP-binding protein, with protein MSPTESTTAALAPAGSPTVRARRLRVQYGEQVALAGIDLDVYPGGVVALLGHSGSGKSTLMKTLTGIAPFTADALEVAGRSVAQQNPTGLRELRSDVGYVFQHFNLVPRLTALTNVLTGGLHSAGPLNMLGTFSRAQRTMALELLDRVGLAHKAKQPCRSLSGGEQQRVAIARALMQQPRLILADEPVASLDPRLAGTILGLLRDIAREEQIPVIVSLHVVGLARRYADRVLGLHSGELVFAGPATTITEKEVHQIYGTDTELLEN; from the coding sequence ATGTCACCAACAGAAAGCACGACGGCGGCACTCGCCCCGGCCGGGTCGCCCACCGTCCGCGCACGTCGCTTGCGGGTCCAGTACGGCGAGCAGGTAGCGCTGGCGGGCATCGACCTGGACGTCTACCCCGGCGGAGTCGTGGCGCTGCTGGGCCACTCCGGCTCGGGTAAATCGACGCTCATGAAGACCCTCACCGGGATCGCCCCCTTCACTGCTGACGCACTGGAAGTCGCCGGCCGCTCAGTAGCCCAACAGAACCCGACCGGCCTGCGCGAGCTGCGATCCGACGTCGGATATGTCTTCCAGCACTTCAATCTGGTGCCGCGGCTGACTGCCCTCACCAACGTGCTGACCGGCGGACTGCACTCGGCAGGGCCGTTGAACATGCTGGGCACGTTCAGCAGGGCGCAGCGGACCATGGCGTTGGAACTGCTGGACCGCGTGGGCCTGGCGCACAAGGCCAAGCAGCCGTGCCGGAGCCTGAGCGGCGGTGAGCAGCAGCGCGTCGCAATTGCCCGCGCCTTGATGCAGCAGCCGCGCCTGATCCTCGCCGACGAACCCGTCGCTTCCCTGGACCCGCGGCTCGCCGGCACCATCCTTGGACTGCTCCGCGACATCGCCCGCGAGGAACAGATCCCCGTGATCGTCAGCCTGCACGTCGTGGGCCTCGCCCGCCGCTACGCCGACCGCGTCCTGGGGCTGCACTCCGGTGAACTCGTCTTCGCCGGCCCCGCCACCACCATCACCGAAAAGGAGGTGCACCAGATTTATGGAACAGACACTGAGCTCCTCGAAAACTGA